The genome window TTTTTTCTATCATATGTCGCTCGGTAATACCAGTTGCTGTCATTATGATAAAAACCAGCTCTAAAGGCGTTACCGCTAAAGGCATCTGAGTTTAATGTTCTTAACGTCTGCTCATTATAATAACAATCACTAAACTGGCATTGTATTGTTTGTGGTGATTGACAATCGGCTAATAGTTCACTATCGCAAAACTGCTCCGCTAAATTATCAGGGTACTGAGTGTTTGAGTATAAAGATTGAAATTTAAAAACATCCGCTTGGTTAATGCGAAAACGTGCATCAACGCCGTGTACTGCATTATGATAGTCAGAGGCAGTACGTAACGTGCTGATCCAGCCCAGAGTAATGTCTGAATTATAATTATAACGGTAACGTAGTGCCGTTGCTTTTGACTCTCCCTCAATTTCCGCTATTGCCGAAGCTCTGTTGCCGGGGATCAGAATATTGGTCGTGCTATCATCTGTTGCGAATAAGCCGAAAGAGTGAGCATTTTTACGACCTGTTAATTTAGCGCCATAATTAGGTGCATTGATATTACGGGTGTAAATTAAGTTGTAGTTGGAATCAAAATAATCGGCATTATCGAGAAAGAAAGGCCTTTTTTCCTGAAAATGTAGCGCAAAGTTATTATTGATATTTAATTGTGCATTATCAGTTTCAACGGTTGAAAAGTCAGGATTAATAGTCGCGTTTAACAATAACTCCGGCGTGATCCCCCAGCGCAGATCTAAACTGGCTTCGGTATTTTTATTTTCTTGCCAAAGCTCAGTGTCACTGTCTTTTTCTTCGTGTTTGCCGACAACTAATGACGGGGTGACGGTTAAGTTATCCCCCTGTTTCGCACCGCTAAAACCTGTGGCGGTGTGCAGTTGACATATTTCACAGTTATTACTGCGATCTAAATAAATGTTAGAAAGTCTGAGTCTTTCATCACGAGGATACATCCGTAGCAGCTCGATGCCCCAATTTTGAAATTGTGATTTTTCAGTAAAATTAAGCATGCGCAATGGCAGGGCGAATTCAACAATATAGCCGTCATCGGTAATCGTGCCGGCACTGTCCCAAATGCCATCCCAGGAATCACTTTCTTTTTTCGTTACTTCATTTTCTATACCGTCAATTTGTGAGCCAAGCGGATTAACGAGAAAGCGATAAGCGCTACGTTGATCGTTAAAGGTGTCTATTTTTATCCCAACAATATCGTCGCCCCACGATTTATCTCTGTCTTTTAAAAATGCACGGATTTGTGTCGGGTTAGGGTCCTTGGCAATAAAGGCAATATAAAACACTTCACCGTCTTCCATTAAACGTGCTTCGGTATAAACTGGGCTAGTAATGTTGTCATAGGGGCGGGTAACATTATTGACTAATACCTTAGTTGCTTGCTGCCATTGTGGTTCATCTAACTGAGCATCTATGGTAATTTCACCTGAGATCCGTGATATTTCAATGTTTGCTTTACTCGGTGTTTTCGCTGCTAAAGGAGAAGATGTTAGCAGGAAAGTGCATGAAATAGTGGAAAGTATCGCGAGAAACTTTGTTTTTACTGCAAACATTTATGCTCCGCTATTGGTGAATTGAATCGTTAAATCAGCCATTCTATGAACTAAGCTTGTGGAGTCAAAAGATTAGCGATAACTGGCATCTTTCATAGGTTTAATGGCGATACTGTGCTGATTTTGTTAATTATTTGTTATTTTTAACATATCTGCTGGTCAGTTTAATTAGACTATTTAAAGGTCGAATTTTACCAATGATTTCGGCATAATTAGTAAACGTTTAATTAGCTGTTACAGTGGATTATGTCATTTTCCTTGTTAGATATTATCGCGTTAGCCTGTTTTCTTATTTCTTGGATGGGGTATACCGCATTTGCTCGTCGTAAAGCGAAAACTACTAACTGTATTGCCCGTTGCTTGCATCAACATCGTATTCATTGGATGTTTGAAGTGATGAGTCGTGAAATAAAAGTAGGTGAAGCGGCTTTATTGGCTAATTTAGAACGAAATATTGCGTTTTTCGCTTCTTCTACCTTACTGGTACTGGCAGGTGTGCTAACTTTATTTGCTCAGGTAGAAAAACTGGAAGCGGTGATTGCATCTATTCCTTATGCTGAAACGCCTAATCACGCGCTTATTCAACTTAAGTTGGGCGTGCTGGCATCTATTTTTGTTTTAGCATTTTTTCAGTTTACTTGGTCAATGCGTCAGTATGGTTTTTTAAATGTTATGATAGGTGCAGCGCCATTAGGGGAAGTGGATAAAAATGACAATTTAAAAAATTACGCTAAACAAATGGCGGTGGTACAAGATCAGGCAGCTCATTCATATAACTATGGTCTACGCTCTTATTATTTTTCTATGGCTGCGATTTGTTGGTTCTTTCATCCGTTATTATTTATCCTGGCGAGTTTGTTTGTCGTTTATACCTTGTTTATTCGAGAGTTTAAATCGAAAGCGGTTAGGGCGATAACCTTTGGTCAGGAACTGCTGGCGACAGAGCGTAAAGCACGTAGTTAATTGTTATGAGTCATAGATATGCCAATTACACCCCGGCTGATTTTGATAATTTTGATTGCGTAAAAATATCAAAAGGTATTTATTTATTATTGATCTTTGTCTTACGCGGGTATTTTGTCTGGCTAATGTCAGTAACCAATATGAAGGATAGGGTCAGCATTATTCAGTGGGTTTATCCTGATCCAACATTGTTTTATTTGAGCCTGATATCTGGTGCTGTAGGCTTGTATGTAGTCGCTGTTTTAAGTTTACGGCGGCCGGACGCCCGTACTTGGGTGCGCCGAAGTTGGCAAAAATTACGTGTTATTTTACTCGCCGCGTTAGCATTTGATTTTGTCGTTAATTTACTAGGCTTTATTTATTTATCACAAGTGGCCCTTTGGTGGGTAGTCGTTAATGCCATCATCGGGTTATTGTTTTGCTTGTTTTTATTTTACAGTAAACGGGTAAAATTAAATATTGAAGAGTTTCCACAACAGCTTCCTGAAAAGTAAGTAATAGGGTTTTATGTTAGATACAAAAAATAGCAAAAATAATAAAGAACAGCGTTTGATCATTCTCGATACGGAAACCACAGGGATTAACCCGAGAGAAGGGCATCGTATTGTTGAAATTGGTTGCGTGGAAATGATCAACCGCCAGTTAACTGGTCGTAACTATCACGTTTACATCAAACCGATGCAAAATGGCATGCAAATGGTGATGGAGCAGGAAGTTATTGATGTCCACGGC of Thalassotalea insulae contains these proteins:
- a CDS encoding DUF599 domain-containing protein, which translates into the protein MSFSLLDIIALACFLISWMGYTAFARRKAKTTNCIARCLHQHRIHWMFEVMSREIKVGEAALLANLERNIAFFASSTLLVLAGVLTLFAQVEKLEAVIASIPYAETPNHALIQLKLGVLASIFVLAFFQFTWSMRQYGFLNVMIGAAPLGEVDKNDNLKNYAKQMAVVQDQAAHSYNYGLRSYYFSMAAICWFFHPLLFILASLFVVYTLFIREFKSKAVRAITFGQELLATERKARS
- a CDS encoding DUF5916 domain-containing protein, with amino-acid sequence MFAVKTKFLAILSTISCTFLLTSSPLAAKTPSKANIEISRISGEITIDAQLDEPQWQQATKVLVNNVTRPYDNITSPVYTEARLMEDGEVFYIAFIAKDPNPTQIRAFLKDRDKSWGDDIVGIKIDTFNDQRSAYRFLVNPLGSQIDGIENEVTKKESDSWDGIWDSAGTITDDGYIVEFALPLRMLNFTEKSQFQNWGIELLRMYPRDERLRLSNIYLDRSNNCEICQLHTATGFSGAKQGDNLTVTPSLVVGKHEEKDSDTELWQENKNTEASLDLRWGITPELLLNATINPDFSTVETDNAQLNINNNFALHFQEKRPFFLDNADYFDSNYNLIYTRNINAPNYGAKLTGRKNAHSFGLFATDDSTTNILIPGNRASAIAEIEGESKATALRYRYNYNSDITLGWISTLRTASDYHNAVHGVDARFRINQADVFKFQSLYSNTQYPDNLAEQFCDSELLADCQSPQTIQCQFSDCYYNEQTLRTLNSDAFSGNAFRAGFYHNDSNWYYRATYDRKNAGFRGDLGFISHIDHHKFSIGGDRKWYAKPGKWWNQIKVYSDWDITHNDDNELIEKEFEINTQLNALYNAYFRVGYTHRELVGSRLDQSSLKIDGNTTLFTENQWQLTANIKPILGLSLNSHFTIGDAIDYSNNRLGQQQRLTLSSKWNANKHIELTVKQVFRQLNADSNNVFNARLTDVRANYQFNVNSFIRLTLVYNNTSRNPDNYLYSDPEDISKHSRSLSSELLYGYKLNPQTVFYLGYSDYSDTEENFRDLARNQRSMFMKFSYAWMK
- a CDS encoding DUF2919 family protein, translated to MSHRYANYTPADFDNFDCVKISKGIYLLLIFVLRGYFVWLMSVTNMKDRVSIIQWVYPDPTLFYLSLISGAVGLYVVAVLSLRRPDARTWVRRSWQKLRVILLAALAFDFVVNLLGFIYLSQVALWWVVVNAIIGLLFCLFLFYSKRVKLNIEEFPQQLPEK